One window of the Chryseobacterium sp. CY350 genome contains the following:
- a CDS encoding M1 family metallopeptidase gives MKKIILSIAMLGAFVSGNISAQTETSGREKVYRATPSKVTELKHTKLKVSFDYQKEQMNGEEWLTAAPYFYATNELVLDAKGMLIHEVALDNNGKKSPLKFDYKNDVLKIVLDKTYQKNQDYTVYIKYTARPNEVKQEGSMAISDAKGLYFINAQGQDPNKPTQIWTQGETESSSAWFPTIDKSIQKTTQEIFMTVPEKYVTLSNGLLKDTQKESNGMRTDHWVMDKRHSTYLFFMGVGEYAVVKDKWKNIAVDYYIEKEYEPYAKQIYGNTPEMIEFFSKKLGYDYPWAKYAQISGRDYVSGAMENTTATLHGSDILQKPGQLIDENKWEDTIAHELFHHWFGDLVTAESWSNLTVNESFANYSEYLWNEYKYGKDQADYHQMEDVNNYIHNPSDFKKDLVRFDYDSREDVFDLVTYQKGGGILHMLRNYLGDEAFFAGMNDYLKTYEYKNAEAHQLRLSFEKVSGRDLNWFFNQWYFGSGHPKLNYSYTFEPVKKQVTVVVNQSQELPFEFPLAIDVYDNGKPKRQQVWVNAAAKNTFTFDVSKNPDLVNINADGILVADVTETKTPEQNLMQFIGSKEFKSRYNALNAIKDQVGKNPAATKLLSAALKDPYFRVRKKALELADLSNGEQMKLLGADVEKLASNDPKTLVQGAAIAALAKVKDKKYLPIFEKGANAVSNSVKANSVAAVLAVDPSKANTLADKIDLEGASEELLSQMLPIIVKNKVTSQMSNIAPLVAFYPFLKFQNPELGKVAEEGYSWIMTSDNLEATQSITKILGQAKGQMGENPQVKMMISQMLKDGLNKKMELLKQNPQKASNINPQIDAINKAIENFK, from the coding sequence ATGAAGAAAATCATTTTATCTATTGCGATGCTCGGTGCTTTTGTCTCCGGAAATATATCAGCACAAACCGAAACTTCTGGTAGAGAAAAAGTCTACAGAGCAACGCCTTCGAAAGTTACTGAGCTAAAGCATACCAAACTTAAAGTCAGTTTTGATTATCAGAAAGAGCAGATGAACGGAGAAGAATGGTTGACTGCTGCACCATATTTCTATGCAACAAATGAGTTGGTTCTAGATGCAAAAGGTATGTTGATTCATGAGGTGGCTTTAGATAACAACGGGAAGAAATCTCCTTTAAAATTTGATTATAAAAATGATGTTTTAAAGATTGTTTTAGATAAAACATACCAGAAAAATCAGGATTATACGGTTTATATCAAATATACAGCGAGACCAAACGAGGTGAAACAGGAAGGAAGTATGGCAATAAGCGATGCAAAAGGTCTTTATTTCATAAATGCTCAAGGTCAGGATCCCAATAAACCGACACAAATCTGGACGCAGGGCGAAACCGAATCTTCATCAGCGTGGTTTCCCACAATTGATAAATCTATTCAGAAAACGACTCAGGAAATATTCATGACAGTTCCTGAAAAATATGTTACTCTTTCGAACGGTCTTTTAAAAGATACTCAAAAAGAATCAAACGGAATGCGAACCGATCATTGGGTGATGGATAAACGGCATTCAACCTATCTTTTCTTCATGGGAGTTGGTGAATATGCAGTTGTAAAAGATAAATGGAAAAATATTGCGGTCGATTATTATATCGAAAAAGAATACGAACCTTACGCAAAACAGATCTACGGAAACACTCCTGAAATGATCGAGTTTTTCTCAAAAAAACTGGGTTACGATTATCCGTGGGCAAAATATGCACAGATTTCGGGAAGAGATTATGTAAGTGGCGCGATGGAAAATACTACAGCAACACTTCACGGAAGCGATATTCTACAAAAACCGGGACAATTGATCGACGAAAATAAGTGGGAAGATACGATCGCACACGAGTTGTTTCACCATTGGTTTGGTGATTTGGTGACGGCAGAAAGCTGGAGTAATCTGACGGTTAATGAGTCTTTTGCCAATTATTCAGAATACCTTTGGAACGAATATAAGTACGGAAAAGATCAGGCAGATTACCATCAGATGGAAGACGTGAATAATTATATTCACAATCCTTCAGATTTCAAAAAAGATTTAGTGAGATTTGATTATGATTCCCGTGAAGATGTTTTCGATCTTGTAACCTATCAAAAAGGCGGTGGAATTCTTCATATGCTGAGAAATTATTTGGGCGACGAAGCTTTTTTTGCCGGAATGAATGACTATCTGAAAACGTATGAATACAAAAATGCAGAAGCTCATCAATTGAGATTATCATTTGAAAAAGTTTCGGGAAGAGATCTTAATTGGTTCTTTAATCAATGGTATTTCGGAAGCGGACATCCGAAACTAAATTATTCTTACACTTTTGAACCCGTAAAAAAGCAGGTTACCGTTGTTGTTAATCAATCACAGGAATTGCCTTTTGAATTTCCTTTGGCGATTGATGTTTATGATAATGGCAAGCCAAAAAGACAGCAGGTTTGGGTGAATGCAGCTGCGAAAAATACATTCACTTTTGACGTTTCAAAAAATCCTGACCTGGTGAATATCAATGCTGACGGAATATTGGTTGCAGATGTTACAGAAACTAAAACTCCCGAACAAAACTTGATGCAGTTTATTGGGTCTAAAGAATTTAAAAGCAGATATAATGCTTTAAATGCAATAAAAGATCAGGTTGGTAAAAATCCTGCAGCGACAAAACTATTATCTGCCGCATTGAAAGATCCTTATTTCAGAGTAAGAAAAAAAGCTTTGGAATTAGCAGATTTATCCAACGGCGAGCAAATGAAATTATTGGGAGCTGATGTTGAAAAGTTAGCTTCAAATGATCCAAAGACTCTGGTTCAAGGTGCCGCGATTGCTGCTTTAGCTAAAGTAAAAGATAAAAAATATCTTCCGATTTTTGAAAAAGGTGCTAATGCCGTTTCAAATTCAGTAAAAGCAAATTCTGTGGCGGCAGTTTTAGCGGTTGATCCTTCTAAAGCAAATACTCTGGCAGATAAAATAGATTTGGAAGGTGCTTCTGAAGAGCTATTAAGCCAGATGTTACCAATTATTGTTAAAAATAAAGTGACGTCTCAGATGTCGAATATTGCTCCGTTGGTCGCATTTTATCCCTTCTTAAAGTTCCAGAATCCTGAGTTGGGGAAAGTTGCAGAAGAAGGATACAGCTGGATCATGACTTCTGATAATTTGGAAGCGACACAAAGCATCACGAAAATTTTAGGTCAGGCAAAAGGTCAGATGGGAGAAAATCCTCAGGTAAAAATGATGATTTCCCAAATGCTGAAAGACGGATTGAATAAGAAAATGGAACTTCTGAAGCAAAATCCTCAAAAAGCTTCAAACATTAATCCGCAGATCGACGCAATCAACAAAGCGATTGAAAATTTTAAATAA
- a CDS encoding aldehyde dehydrogenase family protein: protein MSTATEQKSDTVLQWPEFKKQYGNFINGEFKAPVNGNYFEVISPVNGKVFTQAAHSSKEDLELAVNAAEEAFQTWKDTSSTERSVILNKIADRIEQNLEYLAIVETIDNGKAVRETLAADLPLAVDHFRYFASVIRADEGSHNELDKDTVSLIVHEPLGVIAQIIPWNFPILMAVWKLAPALAAGNCVVLKPAESTPISILILVDLIKDLLPAGVINIVNGFGAELGRALVTNPKVNKAAFTGSTATGRLVMQYATENIIPVTLELGGKSPNVFFSSVMDEDDAFLDKAIEGAVLFALNQGEICTCPSRLLVQEDIADAFIAKVIERVKAIKVGNPLDKTVMMGAQASKIQKDKILSYMKLGKEEGAEVLVGGDVNHVGEGLEEGYYIQPTIFKGNNRMRIFQEEIFGPVLAFTTFKDEEEGIKIANDTIYGLGAGVWTRDAHQLYNVPRQIQAGRVWVNQYHSYPAGAPFGGYKQSGIGRENHKMMLDHYRQTKNMLISYNKNKLGFF from the coding sequence ATGAGTACAGCAACAGAACAGAAATCAGACACCGTATTACAGTGGCCGGAATTCAAAAAACAGTATGGTAACTTTATTAATGGTGAATTTAAAGCACCCGTAAATGGTAATTATTTTGAAGTAATCTCGCCAGTTAACGGAAAAGTTTTTACACAGGCGGCGCATTCTTCCAAAGAAGATTTGGAATTAGCTGTAAATGCAGCAGAAGAAGCATTCCAAACCTGGAAAGACACTTCATCTACCGAAAGAAGTGTAATATTAAACAAAATTGCCGACAGAATTGAACAAAACCTTGAATATTTAGCAATCGTAGAAACCATTGATAACGGCAAAGCGGTAAGAGAAACTTTGGCCGCAGATTTACCTTTGGCAGTAGATCACTTCAGATATTTTGCTTCCGTAATCAGGGCAGATGAGGGTTCGCATAATGAATTAGATAAAGATACGGTTTCGCTAATTGTTCACGAACCGCTTGGCGTGATTGCGCAGATTATTCCGTGGAATTTCCCAATTTTGATGGCAGTCTGGAAATTAGCACCGGCATTGGCTGCGGGAAATTGCGTGGTTTTGAAGCCGGCAGAAAGTACCCCGATTTCTATTTTGATTTTAGTAGATTTAATTAAAGATTTACTTCCTGCAGGAGTTATTAATATTGTTAACGGTTTCGGGGCAGAACTTGGGCGAGCGTTGGTGACAAATCCTAAAGTCAATAAAGCTGCTTTTACAGGTTCTACGGCGACAGGTCGTTTGGTGATGCAATATGCCACAGAAAATATTATTCCTGTTACATTAGAATTGGGCGGAAAATCACCTAATGTTTTCTTTAGTTCGGTGATGGATGAGGATGATGCTTTTTTAGATAAAGCCATTGAAGGAGCGGTTTTATTTGCATTAAATCAGGGTGAAATTTGCACTTGCCCGTCAAGATTGTTGGTGCAGGAAGATATTGCTGACGCTTTTATTGCCAAAGTTATTGAAAGAGTAAAAGCAATAAAAGTGGGAAATCCTTTAGATAAAACAGTGATGATGGGAGCGCAGGCTTCGAAAATTCAGAAAGACAAAATTTTGTCTTATATGAAATTAGGTAAAGAGGAAGGTGCAGAAGTTTTGGTAGGTGGAGATGTAAATCATGTTGGAGAAGGCTTGGAAGAAGGATATTACATTCAGCCAACGATTTTTAAAGGAAATAACAGAATGAGAATTTTTCAGGAAGAAATTTTCGGGCCTGTCTTAGCGTTCACCACCTTTAAAGATGAAGAAGAAGGAATCAAAATTGCAAACGATACCATCTACGGATTGGGAGCAGGAGTATGGACGAGAGATGCGCACCAATTATACAACGTGCCGCGTCAGATTCAGGCAGGTAGAGTTTGGGTAAACCAGTATCATTCTTATCCTGCAGGAGCGCCATTCGGAGGTTATAAGCAATCGG
- the bglX gene encoding beta-glucosidase BglX, with translation MKKLIVIATMALAPMFSAQEMVTKPVQSYQTAQYQAKKKAFVDALLAKMTLDEKIGQLNLPSSGDFTTGLAKSSDIGKKVEQGLVGGLFNIKGAEKIKAVQKVAVENSRLKIPLIFGMDVIHGYETTFPIPLGLAASWDMNLIQQSARVAAREAAADGINWTFSPMVDISREPRWGRVSEGSGEDPYLGSEISKNMVYGYQGKDLANGTNILACVKHFALYGAGEAGRDYNTVDMSHVRMFNEYFPPYKAAVDAGVASVMASFNEVDGVPATGNRWLQTEVLRNQWKFKGFVVTDYTGINEMVDHGMGDLQQVSALALKAGVDMDMVGEGFLTTLKKSLAEGKVTQAEIDMAAKRILEAKYDLGLFDNPYKHGDVKLAAKEVYSMENRNIARSAAAQSMVLMKNENQVLPLKKSGTVAVIGPLVNNSMNMPGTWSVASKHANAVNLMQGLQANYGKEVKFLSAKGANIDYDAKLEEIYAAHGKVTDRDNRSKEVLLKEAVDVANKADVIVLAIGESAEMSGESSSRTEITIPQSQIDLLNELKKTGKPIAVVLFTGRPLALTNMKDTPDAILNTWFAGSEAGNAIADVLFGKVNPSGKLPMTFPRSLGQVPIYYNAKNTGRPLDQKLVDKCEYQRFRSNYMDECNTPLYPFGYGLSYTKFNYSDVTVSNANPKGNQTVQASVTVTNSGNYDGAEVIQLYIRDMVGSITRPVKELKGFQKVMLKKGESKKITFDITPEHLKFYNGDLKYDWEAGEFDVMIGTNSEEVKHSKITWTK, from the coding sequence ATGAAAAAGTTAATTGTAATCGCCACAATGGCACTTGCGCCAATGTTTTCGGCACAGGAAATGGTCACGAAGCCAGTTCAGTCTTATCAAACGGCACAGTATCAGGCGAAGAAAAAAGCGTTTGTTGATGCGCTTCTGGCTAAAATGACCTTAGACGAAAAAATCGGACAGCTGAATTTACCAAGTTCAGGTGATTTTACAACGGGTTTGGCTAAAAGTTCAGACATCGGAAAAAAAGTTGAGCAGGGATTAGTCGGTGGACTTTTTAATATAAAAGGAGCTGAGAAAATCAAAGCCGTTCAGAAAGTAGCAGTAGAAAACAGCCGTCTGAAAATTCCTTTGATTTTCGGGATGGATGTGATTCACGGGTATGAAACAACGTTCCCGATTCCATTAGGATTGGCAGCGTCATGGGATATGAATTTAATTCAGCAATCTGCAAGAGTTGCCGCAAGAGAAGCCGCAGCAGACGGAATCAACTGGACGTTCTCGCCAATGGTAGATATTTCCCGCGAACCAAGATGGGGAAGGGTTTCTGAAGGTTCGGGAGAAGATCCATACTTAGGAAGTGAAATTTCTAAAAATATGGTCTATGGCTACCAGGGAAAAGACTTGGCCAACGGAACCAACATTTTAGCATGCGTAAAACACTTTGCATTGTACGGTGCTGGTGAAGCTGGTAGAGATTATAATACCGTTGATATGAGCCACGTGAGAATGTTCAACGAATATTTCCCACCTTATAAAGCGGCGGTCGATGCAGGAGTTGCTTCTGTGATGGCTTCTTTTAATGAAGTTGATGGAGTTCCGGCTACCGGAAACAGATGGTTGCAGACTGAAGTGTTGAGAAACCAATGGAAATTTAAAGGTTTTGTGGTAACAGATTACACCGGAATCAACGAAATGGTTGACCACGGAATGGGAGATCTTCAACAGGTTTCAGCTTTAGCTTTAAAAGCAGGTGTTGATATGGATATGGTTGGCGAAGGCTTTTTAACTACATTAAAAAAATCTCTGGCTGAAGGAAAAGTCACTCAGGCGGAAATCGATATGGCTGCCAAAAGAATTTTGGAAGCTAAATATGATTTAGGCTTATTCGACAATCCTTATAAGCATGGAGATGTAAAACTGGCAGCGAAAGAAGTGTACAGCATGGAAAACCGTAACATTGCAAGAAGTGCAGCAGCTCAGTCTATGGTTTTAATGAAAAACGAAAATCAGGTTTTACCTCTCAAAAAATCGGGAACGGTTGCTGTTATTGGTCCATTGGTAAACAACTCGATGAATATGCCCGGAACTTGGAGCGTTGCTTCAAAACATGCCAATGCAGTAAATCTTATGCAGGGTCTTCAGGCTAATTACGGAAAGGAAGTTAAATTTTTATCTGCCAAAGGTGCCAATATTGATTATGATGCTAAACTTGAAGAAATTTACGCGGCACACGGTAAAGTTACAGATAGAGACAATCGTTCAAAAGAAGTTTTACTAAAAGAAGCCGTTGACGTTGCCAATAAAGCAGATGTCATTGTTTTGGCAATTGGAGAATCTGCAGAAATGAGCGGAGAGTCTTCTTCAAGAACTGAAATTACCATTCCGCAATCTCAGATTGATTTATTGAACGAATTAAAAAAGACAGGAAAACCAATTGCAGTGGTTCTTTTCACAGGTCGACCGCTAGCGTTGACAAATATGAAAGATACGCCAGACGCCATTTTAAACACATGGTTCGCAGGTTCAGAGGCTGGAAATGCCATCGCAGATGTTTTGTTTGGAAAAGTAAATCCTTCAGGAAAATTGCCGATGACCTTCCCGAGAAGTCTTGGACAAGTTCCTATTTATTATAATGCTAAAAATACAGGTCGTCCATTAGACCAGAAATTAGTTGATAAATGTGAGTACCAGAGATTCCGTTCGAATTATATGGATGAATGTAATACGCCATTGTATCCGTTTGGTTACGGTTTAAGCTATACAAAATTCAATTATTCTGATGTGACGGTTTCCAATGCCAATCCGAAAGGAAATCAAACGGTTCAGGCTTCTGTAACAGTTACAAATTCCGGAAATTATGACGGTGCAGAGGTAATACAGCTTTACATCAGAGATATGGTAGGAAGTATAACAAGACCGGTAAAAGAATTGAAAGGATTTCAAAAAGTGATGCTGAAAAAAGGTGAATCTAAAAAAATCACTTTTGATATCACTCCTGAACATCTGAAATTCTACAATGGAGATCTGAAATACGATTGGGAAGCCGGAGAATTTGACGTGATGATCGGAACAAACTCCGAAGAGGTGAAACATTCAAAAATTACCTGGACAAAATAA
- a CDS encoding thymidylate synthase codes for MQNYLDLLKHIKENGTEKTDRTGTGTRSVFGYQLRYDLSKGFPMVTTKKVHLKSIIYELLWFLKGDTNVKYLNDNGVSIWDEWADENGDLGPVYGAQWRSWNGADNKVVDQISEVIDQIKKNPDSRRLIVSAWNVAEIPNMALAPCHALFQFYVADGKLSLQLYQRSADVFLGVPFNIASYALLLMMVAQVCDLEVGDYVHSFGDVHIYNNHFEQVERQLSRDPRPLPTMKLNPEIKDIFSFNYEDFTLENYDPHPGIKAPVAV; via the coding sequence ATGCAAAACTATTTAGACCTTCTAAAACACATCAAAGAAAACGGAACAGAAAAAACAGACCGCACAGGAACGGGAACGAGAAGTGTTTTCGGGTATCAGTTGCGATATGATTTATCGAAAGGTTTCCCGATGGTGACTACCAAAAAAGTTCATCTTAAATCAATTATTTATGAGTTATTGTGGTTTTTAAAAGGCGATACCAATGTTAAGTATTTAAATGACAATGGCGTAAGTATTTGGGATGAGTGGGCAGATGAAAATGGTGATTTAGGTCCTGTTTACGGTGCGCAGTGGAGAAGCTGGAATGGCGCAGACAATAAAGTGGTTGACCAGATTTCAGAAGTAATTGATCAGATAAAGAAAAATCCTGATTCCAGAAGATTAATTGTTTCTGCATGGAACGTTGCAGAGATTCCCAATATGGCTTTGGCACCGTGTCACGCCTTGTTTCAGTTCTATGTCGCAGATGGAAAATTGTCTTTACAGTTATACCAGAGAAGCGCAGATGTTTTTCTTGGAGTTCCTTTTAATATTGCAAGTTACGCGTTGTTACTCATGATGGTTGCGCAGGTTTGTGATCTTGAAGTGGGAGATTACGTTCATAGTTTTGGTGATGTTCATATTTACAATAATCATTTTGAGCAGGTCGAAAGACAGCTTTCCCGAGATCCAAGACCGCTCCCGACGATGAAATTAAATCCTGAAATAAAGGATATTTTCAGTTTTAATTATGAAGATTTTACCTTAGAGAATTACGATCCACATCCGGGAATCAAAGCTCCGGTGGCAGTTTAG
- a CDS encoding carboxylesterase family protein, protein MNFKLKYLPLFFLPFSLSLNAQEVKTTFSKEVKRTEKISYILDYPKNAKGKVPLIVFLHGSGERGNDLEKVKAHSPFTYKNLIKEPVAILAPQCPENEWWDTVTVYHLIKEIQAKYKIDDSRIYLTGLSMGGWGTLKLAMEHPEMFAAVVSVCAPTDRVMYANIHQYKNLNMKIFHGGMDDVVLPENAFNFYQALHPVNPTAELTIFPNDNHNSWDSTYSNPALYEWMLNKRKEK, encoded by the coding sequence ATGAATTTTAAATTAAAATATTTACCACTTTTTTTTCTTCCGTTTTCTTTGAGCTTAAACGCTCAGGAAGTTAAGACGACTTTCAGTAAAGAAGTGAAACGAACAGAAAAAATATCCTACATTCTCGACTATCCGAAAAATGCAAAAGGAAAAGTTCCGTTGATCGTTTTCCTTCACGGCTCTGGCGAAAGAGGAAACGATCTTGAAAAAGTAAAAGCGCACAGTCCGTTTACTTATAAAAATTTAATTAAGGAACCTGTCGCAATTTTAGCACCGCAATGCCCAGAAAATGAATGGTGGGATACGGTGACGGTCTATCATCTGATTAAAGAAATTCAGGCAAAATATAAAATTGACGACTCCAGAATTTATCTTACCGGTCTTTCAATGGGCGGTTGGGGAACTTTGAAATTAGCAATGGAGCATCCCGAAATGTTTGCCGCGGTCGTTTCAGTTTGTGCACCGACCGACAGAGTAATGTATGCCAACATCCATCAGTATAAAAATCTCAACATGAAGATTTTCCACGGCGGGATGGACGATGTTGTTTTGCCGGAAAATGCTTTTAATTTTTATCAGGCACTTCATCCTGTAAATCCAACTGCAGAACTGACGATTTTCCCTAACGACAATCACAATTCTTGGGATTCGACCTATTCCAACCCAGCTTTGTACGAATGGATGTTGAATAAAAGAAAAGAGAAATAG
- a CDS encoding AraC family transcriptional regulator, whose translation MNDPKFLLNTPELKKESQLLNLVENQTKFNLNNCEFSIYETHKAAFDVKLHFETIAFTAMLRGKKHMKLENKTNYFDYLPGESVLVAPGETMVIDFPDADETPSQCISLSLSPEFIQESLDHLNYNFAKVDETSTWNLKLDEYFLFNNKSLASATNNIMRIAMDDNSQKDIMADFALKELLIRLMQTQARSLVEQNLAKNKSRIGFVVDYIKKNLHQKLSIDSIAKLAYVSKSNFFKMFKDELGTSPNDFILQERINRAKQLLASNNSIKETAFQTGFSDTNYFTRVFKQLVGVTPKSYQNRIFYDI comes from the coding sequence ATGAATGATCCTAAGTTTTTATTGAATACTCCTGAATTAAAGAAGGAAAGTCAGCTTTTAAACTTGGTTGAGAATCAGACTAAATTTAATTTGAACAACTGTGAATTCAGCATTTATGAAACTCATAAAGCCGCTTTTGATGTAAAACTACATTTTGAGACGATTGCCTTTACGGCAATGTTGCGTGGCAAAAAACACATGAAACTGGAAAATAAAACCAATTATTTTGATTATTTGCCTGGAGAAAGTGTCTTGGTTGCTCCAGGAGAAACAATGGTCATTGACTTTCCTGATGCTGATGAAACTCCTTCACAATGTATTTCTTTAAGTTTAAGTCCCGAATTTATACAAGAATCGCTCGATCACCTGAATTATAATTTCGCCAAGGTAGACGAAACTTCAACATGGAATCTAAAGCTCGACGAATATTTTTTATTTAACAATAAATCTCTCGCTTCGGCAACCAACAATATCATGAGAATCGCTATGGATGATAATTCTCAGAAAGATATCATGGCAGATTTTGCGTTGAAAGAACTGCTGATAAGATTGATGCAAACACAGGCGAGAAGTCTGGTTGAACAAAATTTAGCTAAAAATAAATCTAGAATCGGTTTTGTAGTAGATTACATTAAAAAAAATCTTCATCAGAAACTTTCTATTGACAGCATCGCAAAACTGGCATATGTAAGCAAATCTAATTTCTTTAAAATGTTTAAAGACGAACTTGGAACTTCGCCCAACGACTTCATCCTGCAGGAACGCATCAACAGAGCCAAACAGCTTTTAGCATCCAATAACAGCATCAAAGAAACTGCTTTCCAGACGGGCTTTTCTGATACAAATTATTTTACGCGGGTTTTTAAACAATTGGTTGGCGTAACTCCCAAGAGTTATCAGAATAGAATATTTTATGATATTTAA
- a CDS encoding alpha-amylase family glycosyl hydrolase encodes MRKAILLATVGLGLLSCTTQNIRNNMDLPTEWKHTTNIYEVNLRQYTKEGSFKAFEKEMPRLKNMGVKTLWFMPVTPIAQKNKKGSLGSQYAAADYTSINPEFGTMDEFKQMVNEAHRLGFNVIIDWVANHTGWDHVWTKTNPEFYLKDPDGSFHKASGMDDIIELDYKNKEMRKAMIDAMKFWVKETNIDGFRCDLASWVEVDFWEEARPEVEKLKPLFFIGEYDELENPDYGKVFDASYSWKWMHKSADYYKNNEPLSELTELLKKYSAIGDSSMRAWFTTNHDENSWNGTEFEKYGDITKPIAVFSATWNGIPLLYSGQELPNMKRLEFFEKDVIEWNGKYEMADFYKTLLNLKSSNPALRGGDSAVSTYLLNTTANDKILAYVRKNGKNEVLVVLNFSKEPVSFSIQDEKVSGEFKNVFEKTKRDFATGKDFNFKVSDFAVFEK; translated from the coding sequence ATGAGAAAAGCAATTTTACTCGCAACTGTTGGTCTGGGACTTTTGTCTTGTACCACACAAAACATCAGAAATAATATGGATTTACCTACGGAATGGAAGCATACGACTAATATTTATGAAGTCAATCTAAGGCAATATACTAAGGAAGGCAGTTTTAAAGCATTTGAAAAGGAAATGCCACGCCTGAAAAACATGGGTGTCAAGACATTATGGTTCATGCCTGTTACGCCAATTGCCCAAAAGAACAAAAAAGGAAGTTTAGGAAGTCAGTACGCGGCCGCAGATTACACTTCCATCAATCCGGAATTCGGAACGATGGATGAGTTTAAGCAGATGGTAAACGAAGCGCATCGTTTAGGTTTTAATGTAATTATAGACTGGGTTGCCAATCATACGGGTTGGGATCATGTATGGACAAAAACGAATCCGGAATTTTATTTAAAAGATCCGGACGGTAGTTTTCACAAGGCTTCAGGGATGGATGATATCATCGAATTAGATTACAAGAATAAGGAGATGAGAAAGGCGATGATCGACGCCATGAAATTTTGGGTAAAAGAAACCAATATCGACGGTTTCAGATGCGATCTTGCATCTTGGGTAGAAGTAGACTTTTGGGAAGAAGCCAGACCTGAAGTTGAAAAACTAAAGCCATTATTTTTTATAGGTGAATATGATGAGCTCGAAAATCCGGATTATGGGAAGGTTTTTGATGCAAGTTATTCATGGAAATGGATGCACAAATCTGCTGATTATTATAAAAATAACGAACCACTATCTGAGCTCACAGAATTACTAAAAAAATATTCTGCAATAGGAGATTCTTCTATGCGCGCCTGGTTTACGACCAATCATGATGAAAACTCATGGAACGGAACCGAGTTTGAAAAATATGGTGATATTACAAAGCCAATTGCTGTGTTTTCCGCGACATGGAACGGAATTCCGCTTTTATATTCTGGCCAGGAACTCCCAAATATGAAAAGACTTGAATTTTTTGAAAAAGATGTGATCGAATGGAATGGGAAATACGAAATGGCAGACTTTTATAAAACTCTTTTAAATTTAAAGTCTTCAAATCCTGCGCTTCGAGGCGGCGACTCTGCAGTTTCTACGTATCTTCTTAATACAACAGCCAACGATAAAATTTTGGCTTACGTAAGGAAAAATGGTAAAAATGAAGTTTTGGTTGTTTTAAATTTTTCTAAAGAACCAGTCAGTTTTTCGATTCAGGATGAAAAGGTATCAGGAGAATTTAAAAATGTTTTTGAGAAAACAAAACGTGATTTCGCAACAGGAAAAGATTTTAATTTTAAAGTATCCGACTTTGCTGTTTTCGAAAAATAA